Proteins co-encoded in one Cytophaga hutchinsonii ATCC 33406 genomic window:
- a CDS encoding exopolyphosphatase: MSQRIGVIDMGTNTFHLLITDIVNDRPHTLVNEKSAVGLGKGGITKGFITEEAMDRALDTLKKFRVILDEHAVVHVIATGTSAVRSGSNKQVLIDRIKKEVNIDVEVIDGAREAELIFRGVQQAVPMEDHISLAMDIGGGSVEFIIGNKNEILWKQSFEIGGQRLIDRFHVHDPMREDDRVMMHNYFDEVLVPLEKAINTWRPTQLIGCSGTFDTLAEMNIQHHREKIALEKQTSYLLSLPDFNRLRKQLVASTRRERLAIAGMIELRADMVVVAICLIEHVLKLVSTNAITVSTYSLKEGVLYTMLDGVKVGS, translated from the coding sequence ATGTCACAACGCATTGGAGTCATTGATATGGGTACAAATACGTTTCATTTACTTATCACAGATATTGTAAATGACAGGCCACATACGTTAGTGAATGAGAAGTCTGCTGTAGGTCTGGGGAAAGGCGGTATTACAAAAGGATTTATTACCGAAGAAGCCATGGACCGTGCATTGGATACGCTAAAAAAATTCCGTGTTATTTTAGATGAGCATGCGGTCGTGCATGTTATTGCCACCGGTACAAGTGCCGTTAGAAGCGGCTCTAACAAACAGGTGCTGATAGATCGTATAAAGAAAGAAGTAAATATTGATGTGGAAGTGATTGATGGTGCGCGCGAAGCTGAATTGATTTTCAGAGGTGTGCAGCAGGCAGTACCTATGGAAGATCACATATCGCTGGCCATGGATATAGGCGGTGGCAGTGTAGAATTTATCATTGGGAATAAAAATGAAATTTTGTGGAAACAAAGTTTTGAGATCGGTGGACAGCGGCTGATCGACCGCTTTCATGTACACGATCCCATGCGGGAAGACGACCGTGTAATGATGCACAACTATTTTGATGAGGTATTGGTGCCACTGGAGAAGGCTATAAACACCTGGAGACCCACACAATTGATTGGTTGTTCAGGTACGTTTGATACACTTGCTGAAATGAATATTCAGCACCACAGGGAAAAAATTGCGCTTGAAAAACAAACAAGCTACCTGTTATCTTTACCCGATTTTAACCGGTTACGCAAACAGCTTGTCGCAAGTACCCGTAGAGAACGGCTTGCGATTGCCGGCATGATTGAATTACGTGCCGATATGGTAGTTGTTGCCATCTGCCTGATTGAACATGTATTGAAGCTCGTATCTACCAATGCCATTACTGTTTCTACGTATTCGCTGAAAGAAGGCGTCTTGTATACCATGCTGGATGGTGTTAAGGTTGGGAGTTGA
- a CDS encoding ATP-binding protein, whose translation MKTIKSKLLLVYLLFTCITLSASFYCYTIYRAREYNAEIKDLIHVISSEILMLNKLEMQFVAYDSKNNVFFEGAGSSYVEKHQKIVADIHAKIKTLENEHIANDKITQRLRQLKIQLIHYNNDYQRFVAKVKERGFRDLGIEGEMRECIHKIENSYKNAGDESLLLTIRRNEKDYFLRKDTTYIDRHHKNVMLFRDQIKQDKQLTIAEKKLYVNWLDNYFVLFTKWRVIDNEIGIDQGIGMTAKMKMHNNQFEEMIQSINEESDRSGAVLSTNNKAILLTAICVSVILSILLSILFSHIFTRPIKEMSEYIDLIVKNNFSVPTKNLKTDSNDEIRDLFDNVNWMVNRVGVYICEIKKNEMIIEESARKFRSMIENSNDAIALMDKEGKIIYASSSTVKVIGYTSAEMEGRYVFEEIHPEDKSNLLEHLKEVMLYPETNVYVEIRKKHKDGGYRWLECHSCNMLQDPSVEAIITNYRDITSRKVSEFKIDHQYKELQKVNAELDGFVYSASHDLKAPLLSILGITTIAKHDSNEDISIFYFNMIETNIAKLLHVIKDIINFSCNTHLEVERELVDFNQIIQESIQSLSYLENKGKVDFNICIEEGVAFYSDKARLGMIFSNMISNAISYHNYDQARPVISISVGEIPAGQIEIIVSDNGQGISPEYHSRIFDMFYRASTDSKGSGLGLYIVKNIVEKMQGTIELTSIPGIGTQFKMVFDAFLPIKITEVRSSLMKMHA comes from the coding sequence ATGAAAACGATAAAATCTAAACTACTCCTGGTTTATTTATTATTTACATGCATTACACTATCTGCCTCGTTCTATTGTTATACAATTTACCGTGCACGTGAATATAATGCGGAAATCAAAGATCTCATCCATGTAATCTCTTCCGAAATATTGATGCTGAATAAACTCGAGATGCAGTTTGTTGCGTACGATTCAAAGAACAATGTATTCTTTGAAGGCGCCGGCAGCAGTTATGTTGAAAAGCACCAAAAGATTGTTGCAGATATTCATGCTAAAATAAAAACATTGGAAAATGAACACATTGCAAATGATAAGATTACTCAACGCTTACGGCAGTTAAAGATTCAGTTGATCCATTATAATAACGACTACCAGCGGTTTGTCGCAAAGGTTAAAGAGCGGGGCTTTCGTGATTTGGGTATTGAAGGAGAGATGCGTGAGTGTATTCACAAAATCGAAAACTCCTATAAAAATGCAGGCGATGAATCGTTGCTGTTAACAATACGGCGAAATGAAAAGGATTATTTTTTGCGTAAAGATACTACCTATATCGACAGGCATCATAAAAATGTAATGCTGTTTCGGGATCAGATAAAACAAGATAAACAATTGACTATAGCTGAAAAAAAATTGTATGTCAATTGGCTGGACAATTATTTCGTACTCTTTACAAAGTGGCGGGTAATTGATAATGAAATTGGCATTGATCAGGGTATTGGCATGACGGCAAAAATGAAAATGCACAATAACCAGTTTGAAGAAATGATTCAGTCTATTAACGAAGAGTCTGACCGGAGCGGTGCCGTATTAAGTACAAATAATAAAGCAATATTGTTAACGGCCATTTGTGTCTCCGTTATATTAAGCATTTTACTGAGTATTTTATTTTCACATATTTTCACCCGGCCAATAAAAGAAATGTCTGAATATATAGATCTAATCGTTAAGAATAATTTTTCAGTTCCTACAAAAAATCTTAAAACAGATTCAAACGATGAAATCAGAGATCTGTTTGATAATGTAAACTGGATGGTAAACCGGGTGGGTGTGTACATTTGTGAGATAAAGAAAAATGAAATGATCATAGAGGAAAGTGCACGCAAGTTTCGTTCTATGATTGAAAACAGCAACGATGCCATTGCACTGATGGATAAGGAAGGTAAGATTATTTACGCCAGCTCTTCTACTGTAAAAGTAATCGGTTATACTTCTGCTGAAATGGAAGGCAGGTATGTGTTTGAAGAGATTCATCCGGAAGACAAAAGCAACTTGCTTGAACACCTGAAAGAAGTAATGCTGTATCCGGAAACCAATGTGTATGTTGAAATCAGGAAGAAGCACAAAGACGGTGGGTATCGCTGGCTGGAATGTCACTCATGCAACATGCTTCAGGATCCGTCTGTAGAAGCCATCATTACTAATTACAGAGATATTACAAGCAGAAAAGTAAGTGAATTTAAAATTGATCATCAATACAAAGAACTTCAAAAAGTAAATGCAGAACTGGATGGTTTTGTATACAGTGCTTCACATGATTTAAAAGCTCCGTTATTGTCTATTCTTGGAATTACAACTATTGCCAAACATGATTCCAATGAAGATATTTCTATTTTTTATTTTAACATGATCGAAACAAACATTGCCAAGCTGCTTCACGTGATAAAAGACATTATTAATTTTTCATGCAATACACACCTTGAAGTTGAAAGAGAACTGGTCGATTTTAATCAGATCATACAGGAATCGATTCAATCGTTAAGTTATCTGGAAAATAAAGGCAAAGTAGATTTTAATATTTGTATTGAAGAGGGCGTAGCTTTTTATTCCGATAAGGCACGGCTGGGAATGATCTTCAGTAATATGATTTCAAATGCGATCAGCTACCACAACTACGATCAGGCCAGACCGGTTATTAGTATTTCAGTGGGAGAAATACCTGCAGGTCAAATTGAAATTATTGTTTCAGATAACGGTCAGGGAATAAGCCCCGAATATCATTCCCGGATATTTGATATGTTTTACCGGGCTTCTACAGACTCGAAAGGATCGGGCCTGGGCTTGTATATTGTAAAAAATATTGTAGAAAAAATGCAAGGAACAATTGAACTGACATCTATTCCGGGAATCGGCACACAATTCAAAATGGTATTTGATGCATTTTTACCTATTAAAATAACTGAAGTCCGATCATCATTAATGAAAATGCATGCATAA
- a CDS encoding DUF4139 domain-containing protein, with the protein MKNYLSYLAVLLCCSFSSFGQENTLTATPSIKQVTVFLNRAQVETLTPIAIESGKTTIRLQNQTTFLDPQSIQVSGKGDFTILSVEHETDYLQKETKPVKIQNIEDSISKYTMLIDFNTQINDILAKEEQLILANQNIKGQNTNLTAKELEDMANFFRERLEEIREEIIDNKLLMRKQQIKLTSFSNQLAEYNQVVNQPSSTVIVTVSSKAPVSGSLTTTYITRNAGWYPLYDIRAKDSKSPVQLAYKAQVYQNTGYDWKNIKITLSTTNPAVGGNKPELNNWYLDIYDPSAVKYKKGSVSRSYAPQAEMESYAKDYRADSVDELQWSQKASTAADYTAEAETTLSVEFAIGLPYSILSGGKGQQVDIKNIDLPAQYEYAVVPKLDLSAFLLARITKWDTYNILSGNANIYFEGTFVGKTYIDASNTSDTLDISLGRDPRIVVERNLITDYTSKKMIGTNRKEEYGYELVIRNTKKDPITIIIEDQYPISKNSSLEVEMVDASGAAVDPVTKKLTWKLTVAAGETKKLILKYSIKYPKDKKVSGI; encoded by the coding sequence ATGAAAAATTACTTATCCTATTTGGCTGTATTACTTTGCTGCAGCTTTTCCTCATTTGGTCAGGAAAACACCCTTACAGCAACGCCATCCATTAAACAGGTTACTGTGTTTTTAAACCGCGCCCAGGTTGAAACGCTTACGCCTATAGCAATTGAATCCGGCAAAACAACCATCCGTTTACAAAATCAGACAACCTTTCTTGACCCGCAGAGCATACAGGTTAGCGGCAAAGGCGACTTCACCATTCTTTCAGTAGAACATGAAACCGATTACCTGCAAAAAGAAACAAAACCGGTAAAGATCCAGAACATAGAAGATTCGATTTCTAAATATACCATGCTGATTGATTTCAATACACAGATCAATGACATCCTGGCTAAAGAAGAACAATTGATCTTAGCGAATCAGAACATTAAAGGACAAAACACCAATCTTACCGCAAAAGAACTGGAAGACATGGCTAATTTTTTCCGCGAACGGTTAGAGGAAATCAGAGAAGAAATTATCGACAACAAACTGCTGATGCGCAAGCAGCAAATAAAACTTACCAGCTTTAGCAATCAGTTAGCTGAATACAACCAGGTAGTTAATCAGCCGAGCAGTACTGTTATTGTAACGGTTTCTTCAAAAGCACCGGTGTCAGGTTCATTAACAACAACCTACATTACACGTAATGCCGGCTGGTACCCGCTGTACGATATCCGTGCAAAAGATTCAAAATCTCCGGTGCAATTAGCTTATAAAGCACAGGTATATCAAAACACCGGCTACGACTGGAAGAATATAAAAATCACGTTGTCTACTACCAACCCGGCTGTTGGCGGCAATAAACCGGAACTGAACAACTGGTATCTGGATATTTATGATCCGTCTGCAGTAAAATATAAAAAAGGTTCTGTATCCAGAAGCTATGCACCCCAAGCAGAAATGGAATCCTATGCTAAAGATTACAGAGCAGATTCAGTGGATGAACTGCAGTGGAGCCAAAAGGCTTCAACGGCGGCTGATTATACAGCAGAAGCTGAAACGACCTTATCTGTTGAGTTTGCAATTGGTTTGCCTTACAGCATTTTATCAGGCGGTAAAGGACAGCAGGTTGATATTAAAAACATCGACCTGCCGGCGCAATATGAATATGCTGTGGTTCCGAAATTAGATCTTTCTGCATTCTTATTGGCGCGCATTACAAAATGGGATACGTATAACATCCTTTCAGGAAATGCCAATATTTACTTTGAAGGAACGTTTGTTGGCAAGACCTACATTGATGCAAGCAACACATCAGACACGCTTGACATTTCATTGGGCCGCGACCCGCGCATTGTTGTTGAGCGTAATTTAATTACAGACTACACGTCTAAAAAAATGATCGGTACCAACCGTAAAGAAGAATATGGATATGAACTTGTTATCCGCAATACGAAAAAAGATCCCATCACTATTATCATAGAAGATCAATACCCGATCTCAAAAAACAGTTCGTTAGAAGTGGAGATGGTTGATGCATCGGGTGCTGCGGTAGACCCTGTAACGAAAAAACTTACGTGGAAACTTACTGTAGCTGCTGGCGAAACCAAAAAGCTGATTCTCAAATATTCCATCAAATATCCGAAGGATAAAAAAGTAAGCGGAATCTAA
- a CDS encoding Ldh family oxidoreductase, which translates to MYPYKDLFAFTKNVFLAMGCPQEDAQVATTVLLSADLRGVDSHGVARLTGYVRLWEAGRINAKPNVRIVHETPSTATVDGDGGLGLVVAPIAMQIAIDKAKQVGSGWVSVKNSNHYGIAGYHAMMALEHDMIGISMTNASPLVAPTNSLKRLLGTNPIAVAIPAKNEPPMVADFATTTAANGKLEILQRKNLDAPLGWIQDKNGVTTPNAHELKDGGALLPLGGDREHGSHKGYCLGSIVDIFSAVLSGANYGPWVPPFVSFLPVPSDPVGEGIGHFFGAMRVDAFRPADDFKTHMDNWITTFRNAPAVEGEKVLIPGDPEREIQFSRLNEGVPLLEPVVKDLKEVAEKLGVAFIE; encoded by the coding sequence ATGTATCCATATAAAGACCTGTTTGCTTTCACCAAAAATGTGTTTTTAGCCATGGGTTGTCCGCAAGAGGACGCTCAGGTAGCAACGACTGTTTTATTATCGGCAGATTTACGCGGCGTTGATTCGCACGGAGTTGCCCGTTTAACGGGATATGTGCGTTTGTGGGAAGCGGGCAGGATCAATGCCAAACCAAATGTACGGATCGTACATGAGACACCAAGTACAGCTACCGTTGACGGTGACGGCGGCCTTGGTCTGGTGGTTGCTCCGATAGCGATGCAGATAGCCATTGATAAAGCAAAACAAGTAGGTTCGGGCTGGGTCAGTGTGAAAAATTCCAACCATTACGGAATTGCAGGCTACCACGCTATGATGGCGCTCGAGCATGATATGATCGGCATTTCCATGACCAATGCAAGTCCGCTGGTAGCACCAACAAATTCGTTAAAACGATTGTTAGGTACCAACCCGATTGCGGTAGCGATTCCGGCAAAAAATGAACCGCCGATGGTGGCCGATTTTGCAACAACGACAGCTGCAAATGGTAAACTGGAAATTTTACAGCGTAAAAATTTAGATGCCCCGCTGGGCTGGATACAGGATAAAAATGGGGTAACCACGCCGAATGCACATGAATTAAAAGATGGCGGCGCTTTGCTTCCATTGGGTGGCGACCGTGAACACGGCAGCCACAAAGGATATTGTTTAGGTTCTATTGTAGATATATTTTCCGCTGTGCTTTCCGGTGCCAATTATGGTCCGTGGGTACCGCCATTCGTTAGCTTCCTCCCCGTACCTTCCGATCCGGTAGGTGAGGGAATCGGACATTTTTTTGGTGCAATGCGTGTTGATGCATTCAGACCGGCAGATGATTTCAAAACGCATATGGATAACTGGATCACAACATTCCGTAACGCACCTGCTGTTGAAGGTGAAAAAGTATTGATTCCGGGAGACCCGGAAAGAGAAATACAGTTTTCACGTTTAAACGAAGGCGTACCATTATTAGAGCCGGTAGTGAAAGATCTGAAAGAAGTGGCAGAGAAATTAGGTGTAGCGTTTATAGAGTAA
- the mltG gene encoding endolytic transglycosylase MltG yields MAKKRVIPKPKTPRKPIAKKSTRFSISAQSWLFLAGFVVLFASWYITFASNTAFRSSAYYIYISRGTEIEELTDTLVKRNVIKTGITFKWMASVMHLETLRPGMYRVEKGWGNYQILSVVENTDLRSSQLIDLAEYRSRKRTIKELCKLTGIDEKEFLELLKDEDEVDDLGGFTTESVYCIFRPGRYRIYKNTTPKEVLEYLACQYTQLWNEERRDACNRLDLTEDEVVILSSIVYSETKQRSEMSTIAGVYINRLHDNMKLQSDPTVLFAHTSMDSRRVSNKHLAIESDYNTYLKKGLPPGPICIVPTFVIDEVLKYDSHKYYYFCAKGDKSGCHNFATNYNEHMANAKKYRNGLDKKKIYK; encoded by the coding sequence ATGGCAAAAAAAAGAGTCATACCCAAACCGAAAACTCCCCGGAAACCGATTGCTAAAAAAAGCACACGGTTTTCGATTTCGGCACAGTCGTGGCTATTTTTAGCAGGTTTTGTTGTATTATTTGCCAGCTGGTATATAACCTTTGCTTCCAATACCGCTTTTCGTTCTTCTGCCTATTATATTTATATCAGCCGGGGTACAGAAATTGAAGAACTGACTGATACGCTTGTAAAACGTAACGTAATCAAAACCGGTATTACATTCAAATGGATGGCATCGGTGATGCACCTGGAAACGCTGCGTCCGGGTATGTACCGCGTTGAAAAAGGATGGGGCAATTATCAGATATTATCGGTTGTAGAAAATACGGATCTGCGTTCCTCCCAACTCATTGATCTGGCAGAATACCGATCCAGGAAACGTACCATTAAAGAATTGTGTAAGCTTACAGGCATTGATGAAAAGGAGTTTCTTGAACTGCTCAAAGATGAAGATGAAGTAGATGATCTGGGCGGGTTCACTACAGAGTCGGTATATTGCATTTTCAGGCCGGGCAGGTACCGCATTTATAAAAACACAACCCCCAAAGAAGTACTGGAGTATCTGGCCTGTCAATATACACAGCTTTGGAATGAAGAACGCCGGGATGCCTGTAACCGCCTGGATCTGACAGAAGATGAAGTTGTAATTCTGTCATCAATCGTTTATTCAGAAACAAAACAACGCAGCGAAATGTCTACCATCGCTGGCGTATACATCAATCGCCTGCATGATAATATGAAACTGCAATCCGATCCGACTGTATTGTTTGCGCATACAAGTATGGATTCCCGCAGGGTTTCAAACAAACATTTAGCTATTGAATCGGATTACAATACCTATCTGAAAAAAGGATTGCCGCCTGGCCCTATATGTATTGTACCAACCTTTGTGATTGATGAAGTCTTGAAATATGATTCGCACAAGTATTATTATTTCTGTGCGAAAGGAGATAAATCCGGCTGCCACAATTTCGCCACCAATTACAACGAACACATGGCGAATGCGAAGAAATACCGGAACGGATTGGATAAAAAGAAAATATATAAGTAG
- a CDS encoding histone deacetylase family protein yields MLQIAYHPVYNHPVPEGHRFPMLKYDLIAEQLVYEGTITESNLTTPVRIASEDLLRSQDATYVHKLNTLSLSPSEIRKTGFELTAELVYREEVIMQGTIDSALHALKHGIGMNIAGGTHHAYKEHGEGFCLYNDIILAADYLLANKLAHQVLVVDLDVHQGNGTAKMAEGNTQIFTFSMHGASNYPAHKEQSDLDIGLPDKTGDKAYLNLLEENLSRLIDTLQPDHIFFQSGVDVLETDKLGKLSLSREGCKNRDRMVLDRCKKYKIPVTISLGGGYSEKIIDIVEAHCNTFRLAQELYF; encoded by the coding sequence ATGCTTCAAATCGCCTACCATCCTGTCTACAATCATCCGGTTCCGGAGGGGCATCGTTTTCCGATGCTGAAATATGACCTGATTGCAGAGCAATTAGTATATGAAGGCACGATAACCGAATCCAATTTAACTACACCTGTACGCATTGCATCCGAGGATCTCCTGCGTTCACAGGATGCAACATATGTACATAAGCTGAATACCTTAAGTCTTTCGCCATCGGAAATCCGCAAGACCGGCTTTGAACTTACAGCTGAGCTGGTGTACCGGGAAGAGGTAATTATGCAGGGCACAATTGATTCAGCGTTACACGCCTTGAAACACGGTATCGGAATGAATATTGCCGGCGGCACACATCACGCCTATAAAGAACATGGCGAAGGCTTTTGTTTGTATAACGACATCATACTTGCCGCAGATTACCTGCTGGCAAACAAATTAGCGCATCAGGTTCTGGTAGTAGATCTGGATGTACATCAGGGAAATGGTACCGCTAAAATGGCTGAAGGAAATACACAGATTTTTACGTTTAGTATGCATGGTGCGTCCAATTATCCTGCTCATAAAGAACAATCCGATCTGGATATTGGATTGCCAGATAAGACAGGCGATAAGGCCTATTTAAATCTGCTGGAAGAAAATCTCAGCAGATTGATTGATACCCTGCAACCCGATCACATCTTTTTTCAATCGGGTGTGGATGTACTGGAAACAGACAAGCTGGGGAAGCTTTCGTTAAGCAGGGAGGGCTGCAAAAACCGCGACCGGATGGTACTGGATCGATGTAAAAAATATAAGATTCCAGTAACCATCTCATTGGGTGGTGGTTATTCAGAAAAGATTATCGATATCGTTGAAGCACATTGCAATACCTTCCGTTTGGCCCAGGAACTTTATTTTTAA
- a CDS encoding molecular chaperone DnaJ, whose amino-acid sequence MKQLILFLFLVISCSTFAHNHQVQYDSLVETYFASAKKYMQAKKYDSAHVQFKALFKLKSTIPDEAAYYYGLNQYYRNNYKQALQGFEKYIKLRGDKGVSFDSAVYYIAKSQCLEKGYVEVKEECSLCHGVGNSKVKCTKCKGVGKEYCSVCSGSGVVISRSSMGDSYQKCYKCEGTGITLCSVCKGTTFQDGDCPQCKGHGFVVIQKQCK is encoded by the coding sequence ATGAAGCAGCTGATTTTATTTCTTTTTCTTGTCATTTCCTGCAGCACCTTTGCTCATAATCATCAGGTACAATATGATTCATTGGTTGAAACATATTTTGCATCAGCTAAAAAATACATGCAGGCAAAAAAATACGATTCCGCACATGTTCAGTTTAAAGCCTTATTCAAATTGAAAAGTACCATACCGGATGAAGCCGCCTATTATTATGGATTGAATCAGTATTACCGCAATAATTACAAACAAGCGTTACAGGGTTTTGAAAAATACATTAAGCTGCGCGGCGATAAGGGCGTGAGCTTTGATAGCGCAGTGTATTACATTGCCAAGTCGCAATGCCTGGAAAAAGGTTATGTGGAAGTGAAGGAAGAATGCAGCCTTTGCCATGGCGTCGGAAATTCGAAAGTGAAATGCACTAAATGCAAAGGTGTTGGAAAAGAATATTGCAGCGTGTGTTCCGGCTCAGGTGTTGTGATTTCCAGAAGCAGCATGGGAGATAGTTATCAGAAATGTTATAAATGTGAAGGGACCGGTATTACACTATGCAGTGTATGTAAAGGAACAACCTTTCAGGATGGAGATTGTCCGCAATGTAAAGGACATGGATTTGTAGTGATCCAGAAACAGTGTAAATAG
- a CDS encoding MFS transporter, which produces MQPTQKSAINEGLLIAMLAAINFTHIMDFVIMAPLSATLKIAMSITTKEFGYLVSIYTFAAAVGAIIAFFKIDKYDRRTAIIFVYTGFIVANILCALAPQYKFFMLARLFAGLFGGVLNVLIMSVIGDVIPLERRGKATGMVMAAFSAASVIGIPSGLILADIFKDYHAPFWLLSILSALVGFVLVFKFPSIKSHMEFEGAKTPPMEIIKEYMQNSNVRRALLFIFLLMIAGFSVVPFISDYLVNNVGLDLKELKYVYLCGGLATVASSIFIGRLSDKLGKVKTFIIAALVSVAPIAIVTVLPVMPLKHVLLFNVLFFMCFGARFVPAMTLMTSCVQPKRRGSFLSVSSAIQQLGSGVAVLIASAIIVNGPKGELHNFGWVGIVACVATVISILLSVRIKEVS; this is translated from the coding sequence ATGCAACCCACTCAAAAAAGCGCCATCAACGAAGGCTTGTTAATAGCCATGCTGGCAGCAATCAATTTTACACACATCATGGATTTTGTAATTATGGCTCCCTTAAGTGCTACGTTAAAAATAGCCATGTCAATTACAACAAAGGAGTTTGGGTATCTGGTATCCATTTACACATTTGCTGCTGCCGTAGGTGCTATTATCGCATTCTTTAAGATTGATAAGTATGACAGAAGAACAGCAATCATCTTTGTGTATACAGGATTTATAGTTGCAAATATATTATGTGCATTGGCACCGCAATATAAATTCTTTATGCTGGCGCGTCTGTTCGCAGGTTTATTCGGTGGTGTGTTAAACGTGTTGATCATGTCGGTCATCGGAGATGTTATTCCGTTAGAACGCAGAGGTAAAGCAACCGGTATGGTGATGGCTGCTTTTTCAGCGGCATCCGTAATTGGTATCCCGAGCGGCTTGATCCTGGCTGATATATTTAAAGACTATCACGCACCGTTCTGGCTGCTTTCTATATTAAGCGCGCTTGTCGGGTTTGTACTGGTATTTAAATTCCCTTCCATTAAAAGCCATATGGAGTTTGAAGGTGCTAAAACACCTCCAATGGAAATTATTAAAGAATACATGCAGAATTCAAATGTACGCAGAGCCTTGTTGTTTATCTTTTTACTAATGATTGCAGGCTTTTCCGTTGTACCATTTATAAGCGATTATCTGGTAAATAATGTTGGCCTGGATTTGAAGGAATTGAAATACGTGTATTTGTGCGGAGGATTAGCTACTGTTGCAAGTAGTATATTTATCGGTCGCTTATCAGATAAGCTGGGTAAAGTAAAAACATTTATCATTGCCGCATTGGTATCCGTTGCACCAATCGCTATTGTAACGGTATTGCCGGTTATGCCACTAAAACATGTTTTATTGTTTAACGTGTTATTCTTTATGTGCTTTGGTGCAAGATTTGTTCCGGCTATGACACTAATGACTTCCTGTGTTCAGCCCAAACGCCGGGGAAGTTTTTTAAGTGTAAGCTCTGCAATACAACAGCTGGGTTCAGGTGTTGCAGTGCTGATTGCATCCGCCATTATTGTGAATGGTCCGAAAGGCGAATTACACAATTTTGGCTGGGTGGGTATTGTGGCATGTGTTGCTACCGTAATAAGCATTCTGCTTTCTGTTCGTATTAAAGAAGTTTCTTAA
- a CDS encoding 1,4-dihydroxy-2-naphthoate polyprenyltransferase yields MAAVTHWIKAFRLRTLPLALSSIGMAGFLAFDHKHFNTPVFVLCVLTTLFLQILSNLANDYGDFMNGADGEHRVGPARAVQSGAISIKEMKIAIVLFAACSFIAGVSLLYQVKDLLSVNMLSAFLLVGILSIAAAVTYTSGKKPYGYAGLGDISVFIFFGLVAVCGTYFLQAGEINSDVFLPAISCGLLSTAVLNVNNLRDIESDALAGKRSIPVRIGPVKGRFYHLFLIAAAWVCASIYVFNHFTSVFNVLYLATLPLFIWHLVLVFKTKEPRLLDPYLKQLALSTLLFVITYGIGISYF; encoded by the coding sequence ATGGCAGCTGTTACACATTGGATAAAAGCATTCAGGTTACGTACTTTGCCGCTTGCGCTCTCAAGTATCGGCATGGCAGGCTTTCTTGCATTCGATCACAAACATTTCAACACACCGGTATTTGTATTGTGTGTGCTTACAACATTGTTTCTGCAAATATTATCTAACCTTGCAAACGATTACGGCGATTTTATGAATGGCGCGGACGGCGAACACCGCGTTGGTCCCGCACGTGCTGTACAAAGCGGTGCTATTAGCATAAAGGAAATGAAAATTGCTATTGTACTGTTTGCGGCGTGCAGCTTTATCGCAGGTGTTTCATTGCTGTATCAGGTAAAAGATTTGCTCAGTGTAAATATGCTGAGTGCATTTCTGCTGGTAGGAATTCTGTCTATTGCAGCAGCAGTAACCTACACATCAGGAAAAAAACCATATGGATATGCTGGCTTGGGAGATATATCGGTGTTTATCTTTTTTGGATTGGTAGCCGTTTGCGGAACATATTTCTTACAGGCAGGTGAAATCAACAGCGATGTTTTTCTGCCGGCCATCAGCTGCGGATTACTTTCTACTGCCGTGCTTAACGTAAACAACCTGCGCGACATTGAATCCGACGCACTGGCGGGCAAACGATCCATTCCCGTACGTATCGGACCGGTTAAAGGCCGGTTTTACCACCTGTTTTTAATAGCAGCAGCCTGGGTTTGTGCAAGCATATACGTATTCAATCATTTTACATCCGTCTTTAATGTGCTGTATCTTGCCACATTGCCCTTATTTATATGGCATCTGGTGTTGGTATTCAAAACAAAAGAACCCCGCTTATTAGACCCATATTTAAAGCAATTGGCTTTGAGTACCTTGCTTTTTGTTATAACTTACGGTATTGGAATTTCGTATTTTTAA